CCATTATGGCTTTTTATATTGTGGCCGCCGAAGAACAAGGGGTTGAATTGAATAAACTTTCGGGTACGATTCAGAATGATATTTTAAAGGAATTCATGGTGCGTAATACTTACATTTATCCACCTGCTCCTTCGATGAAAATTATTGCGGATATTTTTGAATTTACGAGCAAAAAAATGCCAAAATTCAATTCGATCTCTATTTCGGGATATCATATGCAGGAAGCCGGAGCAACAGCCGATATTGAACTGGCTTATACTTTAGCAGATGGTTTAGAATATATCCGCACGGGATTATCAACCGGAATGACAATTGATGATTTTGCTCCCCGCCTTTCTTTCTTTTGGGCCATCGGAATGAATCATTTTATGGAAATTGCTAAAATGCGTGCCGGACGAATGATTTGGGCAAAACTGATTCAGCAGTTTAATCCAAAAAGTGATAAATCATTAGCATTAAGAACACATTGCCAAACCAGTGGATGGAGTTTAACAGAACAAGATCCGTTTAATAATGTAGCCAGAACTTGTATTGAAGCGGCGGCTGCGGCATTTGGAGGAACACAGTCTCTGCATACCAACGCACTTGACGAAGCCATTGCCTTGCCAACTGATTTTTCAGCAAGAATTGCCCGAAACACTCAGATATTTTTACAAGAAGAAACTAAAATCACCAAAACTGTTGATCCTTGGGGCGGCAGTTATTATGTTGAATCTTTGACCAATGAAATTTTAGAAAACACCTGGAAATTAATTGAAGAGGTTGAAGAGCTTGGCGGAATGACTAAAGCCATCGAAGCCGGAATTCCGAAACTTCGAATTGAAGAAGCGGCGGCGAGAAAACAAGCCAGAATCGACAGCGGACAGGATATTATTGTCGGCGTCAATAAATTTAGATTAGAAAAAGAAGATCCGCTTCATATTTTGGATGTTGACAACCAAATGGTTCGTAAACAGCAAATAGAACGTCTTGAAGATATTAAAGCAAAAAGAGATATTGAAAAAGTAAATCAATCACTGGAAAAATTAATTCATTGTGCCAAAACCGCAGAAGGTAATTTGTTAGAAATTGCCGTTGAAGCTGCCAGAAACAGAGCTACATTAGGCGAAATAAGTGACGCTCTGGAAACTGTTTTTGGGAGGTTTAAAGCACAAATTAAATCCTTTAGCGGTGTGTATAGTGCAGCAATAAAAAACGATGAGAATTTTGAAAAAGCAAAACAATTAGCAGATGCTTTTGCAAAACAAGAAGGAAGACGTCCAAGAATTATGATTGCCAAAATGGGGCAAGATGGTCATGACCGCGGCGCAAAAGTGGTAGCTACAGGTTATGCCGATGTTGGTTTTGATGTCGATATTGGTCCATTGTTTCAAACTCCGGCTGAAGCTGCAAAACAAGCTGTAGAAAATGATGTTCATATTTTAGGGGTTTCGTCTCTTGCGGCTGGTCATAAAACTTTAGTTCCGCAGGTTATTGAAGAACTTAAAAAACATGGTCGTGATGATATTATGGT
The sequence above is a segment of the Flavobacterium sp. genome. Coding sequences within it:
- the scpA gene encoding methylmalonyl-CoA mutase, whose product is MRKDLKHINLQSQKSKVESQKLDNSTDNFATAEGIKLKKQYSEKDIEDLEFLDFGAGFTPNLRGPYATMYVRRPWTIRQYAGFSTAEESNAFYRRNLAAGQKGLSIAFDLPTHRGYDSDHERVVGDVGKAGVAIDSVEDMKVLFDQIPLDEMSVSMTMNGAVLPIMAFYIVAAEEQGVELNKLSGTIQNDILKEFMVRNTYIYPPAPSMKIIADIFEFTSKKMPKFNSISISGYHMQEAGATADIELAYTLADGLEYIRTGLSTGMTIDDFAPRLSFFWAIGMNHFMEIAKMRAGRMIWAKLIQQFNPKSDKSLALRTHCQTSGWSLTEQDPFNNVARTCIEAAAAAFGGTQSLHTNALDEAIALPTDFSARIARNTQIFLQEETKITKTVDPWGGSYYVESLTNEILENTWKLIEEVEELGGMTKAIEAGIPKLRIEEAAARKQARIDSGQDIIVGVNKFRLEKEDPLHILDVDNQMVRKQQIERLEDIKAKRDIEKVNQSLEKLIHCAKTAEGNLLEIAVEAARNRATLGEISDALETVFGRFKAQIKSFSGVYSAAIKNDENFEKAKQLADAFAKQEGRRPRIMIAKMGQDGHDRGAKVVATGYADVGFDVDIGPLFQTPAEAAKQAVENDVHILGVSSLAAGHKTLVPQVIEELKKHGRDDIMVIVGGVIPAQDYQFLFDAGAAAIFGPGTKISETAIQILEILID